The Verrucomicrobiota bacterium genomic interval TGATGATCGGCAGGGGCTCCGTTGGGATCGTGTGATCATCTCAGGCGCTTCACACGGTTCAACCACGGCGGCGCGGTTTGCCAAACACCAACGCGTGGATCGCGTGGTGATGTTTTGCGGCCCACGCGACCAGTACGAGACCTGGCAAGGGTTGCCCTCCGCCACGCCAACGAACCGGTTCTTTGCCTTCAGCCATGTCCTCGATGGCGGTTGGACGGGGCATCATTATGATCGCTCGTGGGAATTGCTGGGCTTGAATCAGTGCGGTCCCATTGTGAACGTGGATAAAGTGGCACCGCCTTATGGCAACACCCGCCAGCTTATCACCGATGGCGACGTGAAGAACGATGCCAAGCGCGCACACAGTTCCGTAGTGCCCGGTGGCGCGGCGGTGAAGAACGCCGCCGGCAAGTTTGTTCACGAAGACGTCTGGCGCTACCTTTTCACTCATCCCGTGGACCAGGTGGGCAAGCCTGTGCCGCACGACCCGGCGTGTCCGCTGGATTTACGATCTTTGGCCAAGCCAGCCGCAAAGAAAAGTCAGTAATCCTAACTATTAGGTCGCCTTGAAGTTAGTGATTGACTTTGGCCTGCTTCGCTTTACGCTATGGCCTCATGATAGTGAAGCAAAGCCGAACTGTTATGAGTCAAAATCGAACTGTTTTAACCTCTTGTTTTTCAACCGGAGGAGCTGGTCAGCATCCTCGTCAGTCGTTTCGTATTTCAGGAATATTATTCCACAAATACTTGATGCTGCTGCTTGCAATCAGTGTGTTACCTTCGGTGTTCGGAGGCTCCATCATCACTGCCAATCTGCCAGCGGGTACCGCCATTGTAAATATTAACGCCCGACAGGATGGTGCAGGGAGTTACAATGGCGATCAATCGCTGTGGTATAATCCGTTTTTCACTGGTGGAGCCACCCAACTGCTTGAATATTCTGTGCAACCAGGTACCTATACCTTTCAAGTCATAAACCCCGCCGCCGCGGCGATTGCCTTCCCCGCGCTAACCCCCACCGATCTGAGTCAGATCTATACGGCATGGACCTACAATTCTCCGTGGATCACCGATTATCTGGTATTCGATATTGCGGCGGCAAGCTCGGGTTCAGTCCCGCAGCTTTT includes:
- a CDS encoding PEP-CTERM sorting domain-containing protein, translating into MSQNRTVLTSCFSTGGAGQHPRQSFRISGILFHKYLMLLLAISVLPSVFGGSIITANLPAGTAIVNINARQDGAGSYNGDQSLWYNPFFTGGATQLLEYSVQPGTYTFQVINPAAAAIAFPALTPTDLSQIYTAWTYNSPWITDYLVFDIAAASSGSVPQLFDGAPGPGFSSAAAAYSDAVANGYCNLIRPGPLGRKGTILSSDYTFTSATTLIFAVPDYGLYDNGGGISVVVAPVPEPTTAFLVLAFAGIGLVARKRRQRGT